A window of Marinobacter sp. es.042 genomic DNA:
TTCAACGTTCAGTTCTACCCGAACCATCAACTCGGCAACGACACCGCGATGCTGCAGGCCATGCAATTCGGAACCATGGACGCTGGCGTGATTACGGGGACCCAGGTCGGTACTCTGGAGTCTGCGTTCCAGCTCAACGATCTGCCTTTTCTGTACGCCAACAACCAGCAGGCACACAAAGTTCTGGATGGCGAAGTCGGCCAGACGCTGCTTTCCAAGCTGGACGCCAAAGGCATCATCGGGCTTGGTTTTCCGGAAGCCGGCTTCCGGCACACCATTAACAATGAGCGGCCAATCCGCACACCGGAGGATTTCAACGGTGTGAAGCTGCGGGTACAGCCCAGCGACCTGTTTATTGCCAGCTTCCGCGCCATCGGCGCAAACCCGGTACCCATGGCCTGGAGCGATGTTTTTACCGCGGTACAGCAGGGCACGGTCGACGGACTGGAAATTCCACTGCCTGTCATCTTTGCCAATAAATATCCGGAGGTGACGGACTATCTGTCACTGACCAGCCATACCTACAACGCGCTGGCCCTGCTGATGTCCAAGCAGACCTTCAACAAACTCTCCCCGGAAACCCAGGAACTGGTTCAGCAGGCCGCCAAACGGGCCATTGATCGCCAGCGCGAGACCGTTGCATCCAATAACGGTGCGGTTCTTGACCAGATTGAGGCGGCGGGTATGACCGTTAATGAAGTCGACGATGTCGAGGCGTTCCGGAGCAAGGTTGCCAACGTCTACGACGAATACCGCAGCAAGATTGGCGCGGATATTCTCGACAAGGCCCTGGAGCAGGTAGCCGAGTAACGCTACCTGCCGGGGAACACCCCGACGCTATAAGGGACTTTTGACCGGGAACCGTTTGGATGTATCAGTATCTGGATAAATTTGGAAACGCCCTGGCCCTAGGGTCCCAGGCTGCCGGAGTGGTGACTGCTCTGGTCATGATCGGCAGCCTGCTACTTGGTGTCTTCTACCGTTACGTGCTTGGTGATGCGCTGGTATGGAGCGATGAAGTTGCAGCTCTGGCGTTCACCTGGACGGTCTTCCTGTTCGCCAGCGCGCTGGTCCGCACCGGAGGCCATGTTCGGGTAACCCTGCTGGTCGATTCACTGCCGGCACTCCTCGGTGAACTGGTTGAACGGAGCATCATGGTGCTGATCATTAGCTTCGGGCTTGTGATGCTCTGGACTGGCTGGAACTTCGCGGAGTTCACGGCCGGCCAGGTATCGCCCGCTATCCGCTATCCAATCTGGGTCAAGAATGCAGCGGTTCCCGTCGGAGGCGCGCTGATCAGTATTCATGCCCTGATTCTTCTTGTCCGGCCACGGCCGATCCACAAATCCTCGGAGCATTGACATGGGTGAGATTGGCCTGGTCATGATAATTGGCCTGATTGTTCTCCTGGCCCTCGGTGTACCCATTGCGTTCACAATCGGACTGCTGGCGGCTGTGGGCATCTGGATGGCCGATGTAAATCCGATGATTCTGCCCCAGCAATTCATTGCCGGAAGCAGCGTCACGAGCCTGCTCGCCATTCCCGGTTTTATTCTGGCAGGTGAGGTGATGAGCGCCGGCGGCCTATCCCGGCGGCTGGTGCGTGTTGCCGAAACCTTCTTCGGGCATCTGACTGGCGGTTTGTCCATGTCCACAGTTGCGGCCGGAACTTTCTTTGGTGCGATTTCAGGTTCCGCACCCGCCACGACAGCAGCCGTCGGCTCCATCATGATCGATGAGCTGGAAGACCGCGGCTACCAGCGCGGGTATGCCGCGGCACTTGCGACCGCGGTGGGACCGCTGGGGCAAATGATTCCGCCCTCCATCCCGATGGTCATCTGGGGTGTACTGGCGGAGGAATCCATCGCCAAGCTGTTCCTGGCTGGCATCATTCCCGGTCTGATTGCCGCCACCGGTTTTTGCGTAGTAAGTGTCCTTTACGCCCGGCATCACGGTGTCGCCAAGGAAAAGCGGGCCACCGGTAAAGAATTCCTTTTCGCTCTGAAGGATGGCATCTGGGCTCTGCTTGCTCCGGTTGTCATCCTAGGCGGCATCTATAGCGGCATGTTCACGCCCACCGAGGCCGCAATGGTGGGTGTTCTGTACAGCACCATCGTTGGCCTGTTCCTGTACCGCGATCTGGACTGGAAAAAAATGCCCTCGATCCTGATGAGCTCAATGAGAACGACCGCCGTTATCATGTTTATCGTGGCGGTGGCTTACGGGTTTGCCTGGGTAATGGCCAGTGAACAGATTCCGGCCCAGCTCACCCAGGCGCTGCTTGCGCTCACGGACAACCCAATCATCCTGTTGCTGATCGTCAACCTCATGTTGCTTCTGCTTGGCGCCGTCATGGATAACATTTCAGCGATGGTCATCCTCAGTGGCGTGTTGATCGGCCTGGGTCAGCAGATCGGCCTGGATCCGATCCAGTTGGGCGCCATGGTGGTCATCAACTTTGCCGTCGGCATGGTAACGCCCCCCGTTGGCTATTCCATCTTCGTGGCCTCAAGCATCAGCGGATTGCGAGTGGAGACTGTCGCGCGCCACATCTGGCCGTTCATGCTGGTATTGCTCGGGGTTGTCGCGCTGGTGGCCTATGTGCCAGCCATTACCCTCTGGCTGCCCGCAACCTTCGGCTGAGCTCCCGGCCTCCTGAGCCGCCTTTCAGTACCTCTCCCCAAAGCCGCTTCTGTCAGCCGGTGCTCGATACCAGAGCACCGGCTTTCCTCTGATTGCTGACGCCCCGAATCTGGCGCAAATATGCCGGGTCTGCGAGACTTGTCAAATGCCTCTGGCAATTACCGGGCGGCCTGAACAGAACGCGCTGGCAGGGGCACGTTGTGATAACAATAATGACGGCAAGCTGCGAGTATTGATAAATATGGTGAATTTACGCGATTTTGATCTGAATTTACTGGTAATTTTCGCCAACATCATGGAGCAACGATCGATCTCAAAAGTCGCCAATGAGCTTGGGCTATCTCCCTCGGCCGTCAGCCATGCACTCGCTCGTCTGCGTCTGATGCTCAACGATCAGTTGTTCTACCGCACCGCCAAAGGGCTGGAACCCACCGAAAGAGCCAAAGAACTCATTGTTCAGGTCGAAGATGGCCTGTCCTACCTGTCCAGCGCCATCAGTTCTCAACAGCAATTCGTGCCGGCCGAATCCAAGCGCGTGTTCAGTATGCAGGTGGCCAATTATGTTTCCGGTTTTTTCCTGCCAAGTTTTTCCCAGCGGATTCGCGAGGAAGCGCCGAATGTCACCATCGATATTCTGCCCTTCTCAATTTCCACCGAGAGCTCCGAGTGGGACCGGGTCGACGCACAGATTCGTTTGACCCCCGGGCGTCTGAAGCCCAAGGCGGTCCGCAGTAAACGCCTCATGGCTGATGACGTTGTAGTACTGATGCGGCC
This region includes:
- a CDS encoding TRAP transporter substrate-binding protein, whose product is MKLMNRKLIAAAILASAATLSQAQTTIKLGWTTADSKVDPYAIAAHYFAEELEAAAPGEFNVQFYPNHQLGNDTAMLQAMQFGTMDAGVITGTQVGTLESAFQLNDLPFLYANNQQAHKVLDGEVGQTLLSKLDAKGIIGLGFPEAGFRHTINNERPIRTPEDFNGVKLRVQPSDLFIASFRAIGANPVPMAWSDVFTAVQQGTVDGLEIPLPVIFANKYPEVTDYLSLTSHTYNALALLMSKQTFNKLSPETQELVQQAAKRAIDRQRETVASNNGAVLDQIEAAGMTVNEVDDVEAFRSKVANVYDEYRSKIGADILDKALEQVAE
- a CDS encoding TRAP transporter small permease; the encoded protein is MYQYLDKFGNALALGSQAAGVVTALVMIGSLLLGVFYRYVLGDALVWSDEVAALAFTWTVFLFASALVRTGGHVRVTLLVDSLPALLGELVERSIMVLIISFGLVMLWTGWNFAEFTAGQVSPAIRYPIWVKNAAVPVGGALISIHALILLVRPRPIHKSSEH
- a CDS encoding TRAP transporter large permease, whose amino-acid sequence is MGEIGLVMIIGLIVLLALGVPIAFTIGLLAAVGIWMADVNPMILPQQFIAGSSVTSLLAIPGFILAGEVMSAGGLSRRLVRVAETFFGHLTGGLSMSTVAAGTFFGAISGSAPATTAAVGSIMIDELEDRGYQRGYAAALATAVGPLGQMIPPSIPMVIWGVLAEESIAKLFLAGIIPGLIAATGFCVVSVLYARHHGVAKEKRATGKEFLFALKDGIWALLAPVVILGGIYSGMFTPTEAAMVGVLYSTIVGLFLYRDLDWKKMPSILMSSMRTTAVIMFIVAVAYGFAWVMASEQIPAQLTQALLALTDNPIILLLIVNLMLLLLGAVMDNISAMVILSGVLIGLGQQIGLDPIQLGAMVVINFAVGMVTPPVGYSIFVASSISGLRVETVARHIWPFMLVLLGVVALVAYVPAITLWLPATFG
- a CDS encoding LysR family transcriptional regulator — its product is MPLAITGRPEQNALAGARCDNNNDGKLRVLINMVNLRDFDLNLLVIFANIMEQRSISKVANELGLSPSAVSHALARLRLMLNDQLFYRTAKGLEPTERAKELIVQVEDGLSYLSSAISSQQQFVPAESKRVFSMQVANYVSGFFLPSFSQRIREEAPNVTIDILPFSISTESSEWDRVDAQIRLTPGRLKPKAVRSKRLMADDVVVLMRPDHPSASEPMTPELYARLPHVKLSQASTGTTVIDDALAGRGFERHSALIVSSWDAIPDILMKTDLIAIAPRRLLALDPRLKHFKSAPLPLEEVVFSFDLCWDQNSEKESGHKWLCETIIDVFNAEIKQIET